The Mycolicibacterium mucogenicum DSM 44124 genomic sequence CACGGACTGACGCCGGCACCGGCCGTCGTCCCGCCCGGTCCGGACGGGGTCACCCCGGAACCTGACGTGCCCCCGACCGATGTGCCCGCACCTCAGGCGCCGCCCGGTGGTTGACGCTGCTGATCTCGAAGCCGTTGCGGCCCAACTGGGGCGGGAACCGCGTGGCGTCCTGGAGATCGCCTACCGCTGTCCCAATGGTGAACCCGGCGTGGTCAAGACCGCGCCGCGGCTGCCCGACGGCACCCCGTTCCCGACGCTGTATTACCTGACCCATCCGGCGCTGACGGCTGCCGCCAGTCGCCTGGAGTCGTCCGGCCTGATGCGCGAGATGACCGAACGCCTGCAGGCCTCCGAGGAACTGGCGGCGGCGTACCGGCGTGCGCACGAGTCGTTCCTCGCCGAGCGCGATGCCATCGAGTCGCTCGGCACGACGTTCTCCGGCGGCGGGATGCCCGACCGGGTCAAGTGCCTGCACGTCGTGATGGCGCATTCGCTCGCAAAAGGCCCGGGCCTCAACCCCTTTGGTGACGAGGCGCTGGCATTGTTGGCCGTCGAACCGGCGATGGCGGGGATTCTGGATCCGAAGGTGTGGGTGTGAGTTCGCGCGTCGCTGCTGTTGACTGCGGCACCAACTCGATCCGTCTGCTCATCGCGGACGTCACCGACGGCCGGTTGCAGGACGTCCACCGCGAGATGCGGATCGTCACCCTCGGTGAAGGTGTCGACGCCACAGGCGAATTCGCGCCCGCCGCGCTGGCCCGGACCGAAGCGGCGTTGGCCGACTACGTCGAGGTGATGCTGGCGCACGACGTGTCCAAGGTGCGGATGGTCGCGACCTCCGCGGCCCGCGATGCCGGCAACCGCGACGAGTTCTTCGCCATGACGGCACGGCAACTGGGCCGCGTGATGCCGGGTGCGGTCGCGGAAGTGATCAGCGGCACCGAGGAAGCTGCGCTGTCGTTCCGTGGCGCTGTCGGCGAATTGGACCCGGCCACAGGGCCTTTCGTCGTCGTCGATCTGGGTGGCGGCTCGACCGAGGTGGTGCTCGGCGGTTCCGGTGCCGAGGCCGCCGACGTGGTGGCCAGCTTCTCGGCCAACATCGGCTGCGTGCGTCTCACCGAGCGGTGCCTGCAGACCGACCCGCCCACTGCCGACGAGGTCGCGGCCGCGCGTGCCGTCGTTCGCGAGAAGTTGGCGGAGGCTCTGGGCGTCGTGCCCATCGAAGGTGCCCGGACGTGGGTCGGTGTGGCCGGCACGTTCACCACGGTTGCCGCCCTGGCGCTGGGGCTACCGGAGTACGACTCCGAGGTGATTCATCTGTCCCGCATCGGAATTCCCGATGTGGTCAAGGTGTGCGACGAGCTGATCGCGATGCCGCGGGCGCAACGCGCCGAACTCGGCCCCATGCACCCGGGCCGGGTGCCGGTGATCGGCGGCGGATCGATCGTCGTCGAGGAATTGGCCCGCGAATTCGGTCAGCGGGCGGGGATCACGGAATTGGTGGTCAGCGAGCACGACATCCTGGACGGCATCGCGCTGTCGGTCTGACGCCGAGCGTGGGGGCTTACGCGGAAAATCGAAGCAAATCCCTCGTCAACCCCCACGGTCGACGGTCGAGATTTCTGGCTAGACCTTGCAGTTCGGGCGGTTGTGGCAGTGGTGTCCGTCGCGGCAGGCGTTGCACTGACAGCCACAGGTCGACACGTTCTTGGTGGAAACCTTCATTACTGATCACCCCTGTTGTCTCGGCTTATCGAGATATGACTACCTCACCATAGTTCGATCGCGGGGCGGAGTGAAGGTCGCAGAGGGGCCTGGACGGTGTCATGACAGACCGACGGCCGGAACCAGTCCTCGTGAGACTGACTTCCGGCCGTCGGCAGGGGGGTGATTCAGTTGGCTGTGTCGTCCGACGCCTGGACCATCGGGGCTGCCGGAGCGGCGGGCGCACCCAGCTGGCGGGCGACGAAGTCCGCGGCCTGGTTGGCCATGCCGTTGAACTTGTAGGCGCTGTGGGCGGAACGATCCAGGCCGCCGCCGCAGATCGGGTCGCCGGGGGCGCACAGCTGGATGGTCTTGCCGGCGTAGGCGCTGCCGATGTTGATGGCGGGCGCGGTGCGGTCGGCGACGCTCAGCACGAACGGGCTGGGGGTACCGAACAGGACGACGGCGGCGACGTGCGACGCGACCGAGGCGGGCATCGGGCCGGAGATGCCGGCGGGCAGGGCGAATCCGGCGGGAACGCTGCTCATGGTGCTGTAGCCGGCGACGGCCGCGCCCTGCGAGTAACCACCGATGACGATCTTGGTGGCGGGGCACGAGGCCGCGATGGACTCGATGCG encodes the following:
- a CDS encoding DUF501 domain-containing protein, producing MVDAADLEAVAAQLGREPRGVLEIAYRCPNGEPGVVKTAPRLPDGTPFPTLYYLTHPALTAAASRLESSGLMREMTERLQASEELAAAYRRAHESFLAERDAIESLGTTFSGGGMPDRVKCLHVVMAHSLAKGPGLNPFGDEALALLAVEPAMAGILDPKVWV
- a CDS encoding Ppx/GppA phosphatase family protein, producing MGVSSRVAAVDCGTNSIRLLIADVTDGRLQDVHREMRIVTLGEGVDATGEFAPAALARTEAALADYVEVMLAHDVSKVRMVATSAARDAGNRDEFFAMTARQLGRVMPGAVAEVISGTEEAALSFRGAVGELDPATGPFVVVDLGGGSTEVVLGGSGAEAADVVASFSANIGCVRLTERCLQTDPPTADEVAAARAVVREKLAEALGVVPIEGARTWVGVAGTFTTVAALALGLPEYDSEVIHLSRIGIPDVVKVCDELIAMPRAQRAELGPMHPGRVPVIGGGSIVVEELAREFGQRAGITELVVSEHDILDGIALSV
- a CDS encoding cutinase family protein translates to MSAIRNAAGKVALTAVAAFTIIAGAIAGPVATANAADDSCANVEVVFARGTFEGPGVGATGQAFVDALNARMPGRNIDAYGVNYPASLDFGAAADGVADATNRIESIAASCPATKIVIGGYSQGAAVAGYSTMSSVPAGFALPAGISGPMPASVASHVAAVVLFGTPSPFVLSVADRTAPAINIGSAYAGKTIQLCAPGDPICGGGLDRSAHSAYKFNGMANQAADFVARQLGAPAAPAAPMVQASDDTAN